The following proteins come from a genomic window of Pirellula staleyi DSM 6068:
- a CDS encoding BBP7 family outer membrane beta-barrel protein, translating into MKMRWAWLLPVLAVTAWGAHVNVARAQGYAGGGAGAPAGYFDPQAGQYSVMQPPGMMPGPTPAMGGPGMAGPGGGPGGPPGGYIAPEPPTGYMSGFEGGGACEACGGMGCEHCGGGLHNGLLGDVLGLIGPYPDGGCAAVRWFDINVDFMFLKRDDTGRRVDFTSAGIAGPVVLSTDNLDFDGEPSFRLNAALQAGPGSSWEFTYYGLFQYNSIASVADAGNDLYSVLSDFGQLPFNGYDQTDESNFQRINYASNFDNFEVNFRQRWMAPTARYQGSWLVGVRYFKLEEGFGYHTESVETNGVPAPLEVMDYNVETHNSLTGAQIGGDMWICLIPGLRLGGEVKAGVYGNHSNVNTRITATNFGQTFLEEQEADDVAFVGNLDTYLTYRINYQWTAKFGYQFMYVDGVSLASENFNSTPPDIFIPPPGVNRTPTVNDNGSLFYHGFSVGMEFMW; encoded by the coding sequence ATGAAGATGCGTTGGGCTTGGCTGCTGCCCGTGCTGGCTGTGACTGCTTGGGGAGCACATGTAAATGTCGCTCGCGCCCAGGGCTATGCTGGCGGCGGTGCAGGTGCGCCCGCTGGATACTTTGATCCGCAAGCGGGACAATATTCCGTGATGCAGCCTCCGGGAATGATGCCAGGACCAACTCCTGCCATGGGCGGGCCTGGTATGGCTGGTCCAGGCGGCGGTCCTGGTGGTCCTCCAGGTGGCTATATCGCCCCTGAACCCCCCACCGGCTACATGAGTGGCTTCGAAGGTGGCGGTGCCTGCGAAGCGTGCGGCGGCATGGGCTGCGAGCATTGCGGCGGCGGATTGCACAATGGATTGCTCGGTGATGTCCTCGGACTCATCGGTCCCTATCCCGATGGCGGCTGTGCCGCTGTTCGATGGTTCGACATCAACGTCGACTTCATGTTCCTCAAGCGAGACGACACCGGTCGCCGCGTCGACTTCACCTCGGCTGGCATCGCCGGCCCGGTGGTCCTCAGCACCGACAACCTCGACTTCGATGGCGAGCCAAGCTTCCGTCTGAACGCCGCGCTCCAAGCCGGACCAGGCAGCAGCTGGGAATTCACCTACTACGGTCTGTTCCAGTACAACTCGATCGCTTCGGTCGCCGATGCTGGCAACGATCTCTATTCGGTTCTCAGCGACTTTGGTCAGTTGCCCTTCAACGGCTACGATCAAACCGACGAATCGAATTTCCAGCGGATTAACTATGCCTCGAACTTCGACAACTTCGAAGTGAACTTCCGCCAGCGATGGATGGCCCCCACGGCCCGCTATCAAGGCTCGTGGCTCGTCGGTGTCCGTTATTTCAAGCTCGAAGAAGGCTTTGGCTACCACACCGAATCGGTGGAAACCAACGGTGTGCCTGCTCCGCTCGAAGTCATGGACTACAACGTCGAAACCCACAACAGCCTCACCGGTGCTCAAATCGGTGGCGACATGTGGATTTGCTTGATCCCTGGCTTGCGACTCGGTGGTGAAGTGAAGGCTGGTGTGTACGGGAATCACTCGAACGTGAACACCCGCATCACCGCCACGAACTTCGGCCAAACGTTCCTAGAAGAACAAGAGGCCGACGATGTGGCTTTCGTGGGTAACCTCGATACCTACCTGACCTACCGCATCAACTATCAGTGGACCGCCAAGTTCGGCTATCAGTTCATGTATGTCGACGGCGTCTCGCTGGCGAGCGAAAACTTCAACAGCACTCCGCCCGACATCTTCATCCCACCTCCCGGTGTGAATCGCACCCCGACGGTGAACGACAACGGCTCGCTGTTCTATCACGGTTTCTCGGTCGGTATGGAATTCATGTGGTAG
- a CDS encoding serine/threonine-protein kinase encodes MASAQVPVASGFLDAVQKSGLVPADHLTAMRGQVTDATDPRDLARALLRDGKLTKWQANQLLRGVTQLTLGKYRLLEQLGSGEMGKAYLAEHETLARRVALKVIAKRLTSQPAVLSRFLQDATKLAAVEHGNLTHVYDVNHEGDQFYMVMEYVEGEDLEKRVTATGPIAPAAAVDLALQVVEGLAAAGKNGLVHGDLKPSNLLVDAKGTLRVLDLGLSQLTSAPAAGGVDESSEMASLRASSFHAPEQREQRGNIDTRSDLYALGCSLYFLVTGQTPPLELTSSSEIDTAKAGLPEELKNAIVALLAPSADKRPQSLAEAKQLLETVKATLPAPKPPAAKPPVKTGAAKPPVKATGSGAMPVVSSASTSPAEPKAPPPRRPPVARPLTQTAAQPAAKAAEKVPAEKPPAKPAIKSGSARQTFKMEETDSEPAAEASSSSGGWENLSFGAAADSASEATDSAAFSFGSVASAAPVKSDAKSNAPEVKSAAAAPAVRKPPARRNAVAGNVMADSGAQMAVAAEPAGKSKGAKSNLPLILGASIGGGVLVLGGIVALVVMLFLTSDESEKVADAKGAGAQEVAGEETDTSSDEGVTGDTSGDTSGDEGEPAEAESAAAVDTAKSVDGGEPEMTAAAAPAAEAAPAAPATDPGSATTSGTPETPAAETPAEPSPAPEAPAPAPEAAPAPAPAPAPPPKPEPPKEKPFQGFAASVTLPPLPTDAAAAPLNLGPCRVADSALVLASLSGGEGAMKGKLKFDMQNANGGTAERDWEISIIPIEGEGPKTLVATLSVKQSQFQFQWAEAAKSNDMAANLCNCSLKFAAGPDTHVLALREPLSGPNLVANFEKASATTKWLIPNPPDPKKVMVSVSKVSAGGVKHRMEKPALEGLKDSDTLWLGISDDSMPLGLKIDTSMVGSKLSVMALPQYKLEGMPKPERIAKPTMAKLEQTISGMRMQGNQQQMLINQNKDLSKEQKEIQQARVTQFIEASEKANSQFAQLKKVYEDLQNGGFLEFRVFYKTEDGEVTLLVTSEGATEAAPAAGRPQVPASKDELGEPPAINLGNPDEPAEKK; translated from the coding sequence ATGGCGTCCGCTCAGGTGCCTGTCGCAAGTGGCTTTCTCGATGCCGTTCAAAAATCGGGTTTGGTTCCGGCCGACCATCTGACTGCCATGCGTGGCCAGGTGACCGACGCTACCGATCCGCGCGACTTGGCCCGTGCGCTACTGCGCGATGGCAAATTGACCAAGTGGCAAGCCAATCAGCTGCTGCGAGGGGTGACTCAGCTGACCTTGGGCAAATATCGCTTGCTCGAGCAGCTGGGAAGTGGCGAGATGGGGAAGGCCTATCTGGCCGAACACGAAACCTTGGCCCGCCGCGTCGCTTTGAAGGTAATTGCCAAGCGTTTGACTTCGCAGCCCGCCGTGCTGAGCCGCTTTTTGCAAGACGCCACAAAGCTAGCAGCGGTGGAGCATGGGAATTTAACGCACGTGTACGACGTGAATCACGAAGGTGATCAGTTCTACATGGTGATGGAATATGTCGAGGGCGAAGATCTCGAGAAGCGCGTGACAGCCACCGGCCCGATTGCTCCTGCAGCGGCGGTCGATTTGGCGCTGCAAGTGGTTGAAGGATTGGCGGCGGCTGGCAAAAACGGCCTCGTGCATGGCGATCTGAAGCCCTCGAACTTGCTGGTCGACGCCAAGGGAACGCTCCGCGTGCTTGATCTCGGTTTGTCGCAGCTGACCTCGGCCCCCGCAGCTGGCGGTGTCGATGAATCATCGGAAATGGCTTCGCTACGAGCGTCGAGTTTCCACGCTCCCGAGCAGCGCGAGCAGCGGGGAAATATCGATACCCGGAGCGATCTCTACGCCCTCGGCTGTTCGCTCTATTTCCTCGTAACCGGTCAAACGCCGCCGCTGGAATTGACGAGTAGCAGCGAGATCGACACTGCCAAAGCAGGTCTGCCGGAAGAACTAAAAAATGCGATCGTTGCGCTACTGGCTCCGAGCGCCGACAAGCGTCCACAGTCGCTCGCCGAGGCCAAACAGCTGCTCGAAACGGTGAAGGCCACCCTGCCTGCCCCGAAGCCACCTGCAGCCAAGCCCCCCGTGAAAACCGGAGCTGCCAAACCGCCGGTCAAAGCCACAGGCTCGGGTGCCATGCCCGTGGTGAGCAGCGCTAGCACTTCGCCAGCCGAACCGAAAGCGCCACCGCCACGTCGGCCCCCCGTTGCTCGCCCATTGACCCAAACTGCTGCCCAGCCTGCTGCTAAAGCAGCTGAAAAAGTGCCCGCAGAGAAGCCGCCCGCGAAGCCAGCTATCAAGAGCGGCAGTGCCCGGCAGACCTTCAAAATGGAAGAGACCGACAGCGAGCCCGCTGCCGAGGCTTCGTCGAGCAGTGGCGGCTGGGAGAATCTGTCGTTCGGTGCGGCTGCCGATTCCGCCAGCGAAGCCACCGACTCCGCCGCATTCAGCTTTGGTTCCGTGGCGAGCGCCGCTCCCGTTAAATCGGATGCTAAATCCAATGCTCCCGAGGTGAAGAGCGCAGCCGCAGCACCAGCAGTGCGCAAACCACCTGCTCGCCGCAATGCGGTGGCTGGCAATGTGATGGCCGATAGTGGTGCTCAGATGGCGGTCGCAGCCGAGCCAGCCGGCAAATCCAAGGGCGCCAAGTCGAACCTGCCACTCATTCTGGGAGCTTCGATTGGTGGCGGCGTTTTGGTGCTCGGTGGCATCGTGGCCTTGGTTGTCATGCTCTTCCTGACCAGCGATGAGTCCGAGAAGGTGGCCGATGCCAAAGGTGCTGGCGCGCAGGAAGTTGCCGGGGAAGAAACCGACACTTCGTCGGATGAAGGAGTGACCGGCGACACGAGCGGCGATACCAGTGGCGACGAAGGGGAACCGGCCGAAGCGGAGTCGGCTGCTGCAGTCGACACTGCCAAGAGTGTGGACGGCGGTGAGCCCGAGATGACCGCTGCTGCTGCCCCTGCAGCAGAAGCAGCACCTGCAGCGCCAGCGACCGACCCTGGTTCAGCCACCACTTCAGGAACGCCGGAAACTCCGGCAGCTGAAACGCCAGCCGAACCATCCCCCGCGCCTGAAGCCCCAGCACCCGCTCCCGAAGCAGCTCCGGCCCCCGCGCCGGCCCCTGCTCCACCACCTAAGCCAGAGCCACCGAAAGAAAAACCGTTTCAAGGTTTCGCAGCCTCCGTCACACTTCCCCCGCTTCCGACCGACGCCGCTGCTGCTCCGCTCAACCTGGGGCCTTGCCGCGTTGCTGATAGCGCGCTGGTGCTCGCGTCGCTTTCAGGCGGCGAAGGTGCGATGAAGGGGAAACTGAAATTCGACATGCAAAATGCCAATGGCGGCACTGCCGAGCGCGACTGGGAAATCAGCATCATTCCGATCGAAGGGGAAGGTCCCAAAACCTTGGTTGCCACCCTCTCGGTGAAGCAGTCGCAGTTCCAGTTTCAGTGGGCCGAAGCGGCGAAAAGCAACGACATGGCGGCCAACCTTTGCAACTGCTCGCTCAAGTTCGCCGCTGGTCCCGATACGCATGTTCTCGCACTTCGCGAACCACTCAGCGGACCCAATCTCGTAGCCAACTTCGAGAAAGCAAGTGCCACCACAAAGTGGCTCATCCCCAATCCGCCCGATCCGAAAAAGGTGATGGTTTCCGTCTCCAAAGTTTCTGCTGGTGGGGTGAAGCACCGGATGGAAAAACCAGCGCTCGAAGGGCTGAAGGACTCCGACACTCTCTGGCTCGGAATCTCCGACGATTCGATGCCACTGGGGCTCAAGATCGACACCTCGATGGTCGGCTCGAAGCTCTCGGTGATGGCCCTGCCGCAGTACAAACTCGAGGGGATGCCGAAGCCTGAACGGATCGCTAAGCCGACGATGGCGAAGCTCGAGCAGACGATCAGCGGCATGCGAATGCAGGGGAATCAGCAGCAAATGCTGATCAACCAGAACAAGGACCTCAGCAAAGAACAAAAGGAAATTCAGCAAGCGCGCGTAACGCAGTTCATCGAAGCGAGCGAGAAAGCGAACTCACAGTTTGCCCAGCTGAAGAAGGTCTATGAAGACCTGCAAAACGGCGGATTCCTCGAGTTCCGAGTCTTCTACAAAACCGAAGATGGCGAGGTCACGTTGCTCGTCACTTCAGAAGGTGCCACCGAAGCCGCTCCAGCAGCGGGACGGCCTCAAGTTCCAGCCTCCAAAGATGAACTGGGCGAACCCCCGGCCATCAATCTCGGCAATCCCGACGAACCCGCAGAAAAGAAGTAG